GCCCGCGCAGAGGTGCGGACCTTCTCCAGGGGGACGATGCCGCCGTCGTCGACGTGTAGCAGCGGACGCACCGCCAGCGCCGTGCCAAGGAACGCCGCCGCAGTGCCGATACGACCACCACGTCGCAGGTACTCCAGGGTGTCCAGACAGAAGAAGGCCCTGGTCCGCAGCGCTGTCTCCTCGGCGATCCTGGCAGCCTCGTGGCCATCGGCACCGGAGCCCGCCGCGATCGCGGCCGACAGGACCGCATAGCCCAGGCCCATCCCGGTGGAACGAGAATCGATCACCTTGATCCGGTCCGAGCCCAGTTCCTCGGCTGCGAACCACGCCGCATCCCAGGTTCCGGAGAGGTCTGCCGACAGGTGCACCGAGACGATCATCTCGGCGCCGTCCCGCAGCAGTTCTCGATAGACCGCGGCGAACTCGCTCGGTGTCGGGCGGGAGGTGGTGACCAGGCGGTGGGCCCGGAGGTCGGCGGCGAGTTCCTTCGGGCCGACGTCGACGCAGTCTCGCCGCGACCGGCCGTCCACCAGGACGTGCAGCGGCACCACCCGCACCCGATATCGCTCGGCGAATCCCTCGGGGAGGTGGGCTGTCGAATCGGTGACGATGGCCACGGTCATCCCGGGCGCCTGCTGTTCTGCCGCCAGGCCATCGCTTCGATGCCGTGGTGCGTCGGCCGTATCGCCGTCCGGATGGGTTCGCCGGTCGCGATGACCAGCTCGGCCAAGGCCAGCCCGACGGCATGATGTGCCGTCCAGCCCCAGTGCAGCCCGTCACGGTTGCCCTGGCCGGAGTCCAGGTGGTCGGTGACCAGCGAAGGCAGATCGAGCAACGGGATGCCGACTCGGCCGCCCCAGGCCCGGATCTCCGCTTCGGCAGGCGCATGCCCGGTATGGATCCGGGCATAGGAGTCGGCGCGGTGGACCGAGGGCACCATCGCGATGATCGGTAGCTCGGGACGTAGCGCTCGGATCGCCCGTCTGCATTCATCGAGATACCGGACCGTCAGCCGAGGCGGCAGCGCCACCGGCTTACCGCCCATGGCCCGGGTCAGCGACGGCTGGAGCCGCCGGTAACCCGCCCGGACCCGTCGACGCAGGCCGTCGGGACGCAGGTACCGGATGCCTTCCCGCAATGCCGTCGGCAGCGGCGAGGGCAGCGTGTCCATGCTTCCGACACCCAATACCACCGCGCGGACCAGCGGCAACGCGGCCCACACCCTCGGATCGCCGGTCAATGCCCACCAGGCGTCCCGTGCCGTCCAACCGAGCCCCGCGACGAGTTGAGCGGTACCGCCCAACTCTGCGGCGGCGACATTGGGCCACAGCCTCGGTTCGTCGGCCGGATGTGGGCCCT
This Actinoalloteichus hymeniacidonis DNA region includes the following protein-coding sequences:
- a CDS encoding DegV family protein — protein: MTVAIVTDSTAHLPEGFAERYRVRVVPLHVLVDGRSRRDCVDVGPKELAADLRAHRLVTTSRPTPSEFAAVYRELLRDGAEMIVSVHLSADLSGTWDAAWFAAEELGSDRIKVIDSRSTGMGLGYAVLSAAIAAGSGADGHEAARIAEETALRTRAFFCLDTLEYLRRGGRIGTAAAFLGTALAVRPLLHVDDGGIVPLEKVRTSARALTRLVDHVVETAGSGDVGVAVHHLDAPERAVELASRIEERVPGCRACLISELGAVIGAHTGPGVLGAVVLPGGPDLIG
- the octT gene encoding diglucosylglycerate octanoyltransferase: MNAADRRGGELLVLGDSLAFHGPQGPHPADEPRLWPNVAAAELGGTAQLVAGLGWTARDAWWALTGDPRVWAALPLVRAVVLGVGSMDTLPSPLPTALREGIRYLRPDGLRRRVRAGYRRLQPSLTRAMGGKPVALPPRLTVRYLDECRRAIRALRPELPIIAMVPSVHRADSYARIHTGHAPAEAEIRAWGGRVGIPLLDLPSLVTDHLDSGQGNRDGLHWGWTAHHAVGLALAELVIATGEPIRTAIRPTHHGIEAMAWRQNSRRPG